A stretch of Gemmatimonadota bacterium DNA encodes these proteins:
- a CDS encoding peptide ABC transporter substrate-binding protein produces MLTLTKCLIRLRYVLPALSFVYLNGCGDGENVQQPDGQTRVNSIGRQLPDDAAPPDRQKFRYMFREPSTLDISVAAYEADGTYFAFERLVLLDENNELVPAAADRWESSEDGRTWTFHLREGARWSDGRDVTAHDFEYSFRRMLDPASGNIYAFLYYVIKNGRAFNQGELQDVEQVGIRAVDELTFEIETEGPCPYLPYIVSFITSSPVPRWQVEKFGAKWTEPGHCVSNFTYRLAEWNTGSDMTFALDPNYNGPHKALLEEIIVKFIGAQRPGTLPYENGEIDAYRLDPIDYERVLQDSDLVQEIHRMPEFTTWYLFFQTRQPPFDDARVRRAIAHAIDRSTLSTTVLNDLAIPAYSMLPPGFPGYSADQFRASQAYDPDEARRLMAEAGYPEGRGFPKTEFWLRVADTGINRIAGEAVQAMLRETLGIELEIRYQQRNVFNENLFQWQIPMGMLVFVYDYPDPSNMLGLLWRSQPRGYARHDWLHAEFDGLLDRANTHMDPAVRYDLYARAERILAEEAGAVFLFHPVITELRKPYLRGVKQDRDGRVVPIISIQTVNFTEMYIARH; encoded by the coding sequence ATGCTCACGCTCACGAAATGTCTGATTCGTCTACGCTATGTCCTGCCAGCGCTGTCCTTCGTATATCTGAATGGATGCGGCGATGGCGAGAACGTCCAGCAGCCTGATGGCCAGACCCGGGTCAATTCCATAGGCCGTCAGTTGCCGGACGACGCGGCCCCGCCGGACCGGCAGAAATTCCGCTACATGTTTCGCGAGCCTTCCACCCTGGACATCAGCGTGGCGGCCTACGAAGCCGACGGCACGTACTTTGCCTTCGAGCGTCTGGTGCTGCTGGACGAAAACAACGAACTCGTCCCGGCGGCGGCGGACCGCTGGGAATCTTCGGAAGACGGCCGGACATGGACCTTCCATCTCCGCGAAGGCGCGCGGTGGAGCGACGGCAGGGACGTCACGGCCCACGATTTCGAGTACTCCTTCCGCCGCATGCTGGATCCGGCCAGCGGGAACATTTACGCCTTTCTCTACTACGTGATCAAGAACGGGCGGGCCTTCAACCAGGGCGAACTCCAGGACGTGGAGCAGGTGGGCATCCGCGCGGTGGACGAACTCACCTTCGAAATCGAGACCGAGGGACCTTGTCCCTACCTGCCCTATATCGTTTCCTTCATCACATCGTCGCCCGTGCCGCGGTGGCAGGTGGAGAAGTTCGGCGCGAAGTGGACCGAACCGGGACACTGCGTGTCCAATTTCACCTACCGGCTGGCGGAATGGAATACGGGTTCCGACATGACCTTCGCCCTCGACCCGAATTACAACGGTCCTCACAAGGCGCTTCTCGAGGAAATCATCGTCAAGTTCATCGGCGCCCAGCGGCCGGGCACCTTGCCCTACGAAAACGGTGAGATCGACGCCTATCGCCTGGATCCCATCGACTACGAGCGGGTGCTTCAGGACAGCGACCTCGTGCAGGAGATTCACCGGATGCCGGAGTTCACCACGTGGTACCTGTTCTTCCAGACCCGGCAGCCTCCCTTCGACGACGCCCGGGTAAGGCGGGCTATCGCACACGCCATCGATCGATCTACGCTCAGCACGACCGTCCTCAACGACCTCGCCATCCCGGCGTACTCCATGCTCCCACCCGGCTTCCCGGGGTATTCGGCGGATCAGTTCAGGGCGTCCCAGGCGTACGATCCCGACGAGGCGCGGCGGCTGATGGCGGAAGCAGGCTATCCGGAGGGCCGCGGCTTCCCGAAGACGGAGTTCTGGCTTCGGGTGGCCGATACGGGCATCAACCGCATCGCGGGAGAAGCAGTGCAAGCCATGCTCCGGGAGACGCTGGGCATCGAACTCGAAATCAGGTACCAGCAGCGAAACGTTTTCAACGAGAACCTGTTCCAGTGGCAGATCCCCATGGGCATGCTGGTCTTTGTTTACGACTACCCGGACCCGTCCAACATGCTCGGCCTCCTCTGGCGGTCACAGCCCAGGGGGTATGCCCGCCACGACTGGCTGCACGCGGAATTCGACGGCCTGCTCGACCGGGCCAATACCCATATGGATCCCGCGGTCCGCTACGACCTGTACGCCCGGGCCGAGCGCATCCTGGCGGAGGAGGCGGGCGCCGTCTTTCTCTTCCATCCGGTGATCACGGAGTTGAGAAAACCCTATCTCCGGGGCGTCAAGCAGGACCGGGACGGCCGCGTGGTGCCGATCATATCGATTCAGACCGTGAACTTCACGGAAATGTACATCGCCCGCCACTGA
- a CDS encoding FAD-dependent oxidoreductase, whose product MDKTDVLIIGGGAVGVCAAYYLREAGYEVTLVDRGEIGSGASHGNMGLVVPSHSVPLAAPGVVPQGLKWMFKPDSPFYIKLRLDPSLVRWLWAFWKASSEDRMRRAIPLIRDMSLRSLSLFDKLNSLDGVDFDYHQRGVVALYRTREGLEEGEEERHLLSSYGLEIDELSPDGLAEALPGLELNALGGLHFRQDAHLTPGKFVRSLAAHIEQLGVTVHTGAEVTGFTKEKGRITATHTTRGDIAAGEVVLTAGSWSADLGRLVGVPLPIQPAKGYSVTLRRPSGWPEMPFMLSESRVAVTPMGDTLRIGGTLELAGMDHTINHRRVSAITSAVSRYLPAFDIGSHEILETWCGLRPCTPDGLPFLGRVPDVRNLVVAAGHAMIGVSLGPVTGKLVRQIMADERTDIDLDLLAVERFAA is encoded by the coding sequence ATGGACAAGACCGACGTATTGATCATCGGAGGCGGCGCGGTAGGTGTATGCGCCGCGTACTACCTGCGTGAGGCAGGCTACGAGGTCACTCTCGTGGATCGCGGGGAAATCGGGTCCGGCGCTTCCCACGGCAACATGGGGCTCGTCGTGCCCAGCCACAGCGTGCCGCTTGCGGCGCCGGGCGTCGTGCCGCAGGGCCTGAAGTGGATGTTCAAGCCGGACAGCCCCTTCTACATCAAGCTGCGACTGGACCCGTCGCTGGTCCGCTGGCTCTGGGCCTTCTGGAAGGCGAGCAGTGAAGACCGGATGCGCAGGGCCATTCCGCTGATCCGGGACATGAGTCTGCGCAGCCTCTCGCTTTTTGATAAGCTAAACAGTCTGGACGGCGTGGATTTCGACTATCATCAGCGGGGTGTAGTGGCTCTGTATCGTACGCGGGAGGGCCTGGAGGAAGGGGAAGAGGAACGGCACCTCCTCTCCTCGTACGGGCTTGAAATCGATGAACTTTCACCGGACGGTCTGGCTGAAGCGCTTCCGGGGCTGGAACTGAATGCGCTGGGCGGCCTGCACTTCAGGCAGGACGCCCACTTGACGCCAGGCAAGTTCGTGCGCTCATTAGCGGCCCACATAGAGCAGCTCGGCGTGACGGTGCATACCGGGGCGGAAGTAACGGGCTTCACGAAAGAAAAAGGACGCATCACGGCTACCCACACGACCCGGGGAGACATCGCGGCGGGAGAGGTGGTGCTCACGGCGGGTTCCTGGTCGGCCGACCTCGGCAGACTCGTCGGAGTCCCGCTGCCCATCCAGCCGGCAAAGGGGTACAGCGTTACCCTGAGACGGCCGTCCGGCTGGCCGGAAATGCCCTTCATGCTGTCCGAATCCCGGGTGGCCGTCACGCCCATGGGCGACACGCTGCGTATCGGAGGCACCCTGGAACTGGCCGGTATGGACCATACCATTAACCACCGGCGCGTTTCCGCCATTACCAGTGCCGTATCCAGGTATCTCCCGGCGTTCGATATCGGCTCCCATGAGATCCTGGAGACCTGGTGCGGGTTGCGTCCCTGCACGCCCGACGGTCTACCCTTTCTGGGCCGGGTCCCGGACGTCCGCAACCTGGTCGTGGCGGCCGGCCACGCCATGATCGGGGTATCCCTCGGTCCGG